GGCCCTTGTATCTGGTCCAGAGAAGCTGCGTGTCCGCCAGTATCGAGTTGTCGGTCTTATTACGCATGGGATCCGGCTGTGGTTCCGAGACTCGACGTTCCGGGCATGAGAAGCCCGCACGGACTGCCGGAACCTCCGTTCCGACAGGCTCCGATACGCCTCGGGGCATTGTATACCCACAGCCGATGCCGTGTCAACAGGAAACGAGTATTGTCGAAGAGCGGCTCGCCGCGGGCGGCGGGCCCCCAGGGTCTACTCGCGATGCCGGCATCCTTCCGCCCTCCTATCGCTCCTTGCTCATGAGTTGGATCGTCTTCAGCACCTTCCGGGGGTTCAGGGGCTTGACGACGAAGTCCCGGGCGCCCGCACTGAGGGCGTCCATGGCGAGCGCGCGCTGGCCGTTGCCCGCGCAGATCAGGATCACCGCGTTGGGGTCCTTGTAGATGATGCGGCGGACGGCGGCGGCGCCGTCTACGTCCGGCAGGGCCGCGTCCATGACGACGAGGTCCGGTTCGAGCGCCTGGTACTTCTCGAGCGATTCGTCTATGGTCTTGGCCTCGCCGACTACCTGGCAGCCGATGGACGACAGCACGTCCCGTAGCACCATGCGGTCCCCGAACCCGCCGCTTACGAGCAGAGTTCGCCTTGCCACTTACCTCACACCCTTTCGATCGGAGAGGTCGCGCTGGATCGCCGGCGACCGCAG
This window of the Armatimonadota bacterium genome carries:
- a CDS encoding response regulator, encoding MARRTLLVSGGFGDRMVLRDVLSSIGCQVVGEAKTIDESLEKYQALEPDLVVMDAALPDVDGAAAVRRIIYKDPNAVILICAGNGQRALAMDALSAGARDFVVKPLNPRKVLKTIQLMSKER